The sequence below is a genomic window from Acropora palmata chromosome 5, jaAcrPala1.3, whole genome shotgun sequence.
ctttactttactttactttactttactttacagAACACTGAaccaaggccagaccacaacaccgggaacttcatgccctactcttttcgtgtgggttctttaacgtcccctgctaaccatgtaacactgaagatgcaggagacgaggcctacggtttatagtccttatcccaGAAGACTTGAacgtctaaccatttgcagatcagatataattacaaaggcagcacattctcctcagttatttaaagaccctgagtgttggtccggccgagctttgaacccacgacctcccgcacggCAGTCCGGTGCTCCACCAATTGGTTTGGATTTATGGATTTCTTACATTCTACTTGGCAGGATTTACagttgcccagagggaaaggggACAAGAGGACTTCAAGGTCCCATACGAAGctgccccacctcacccacccccccccccccaaaaggCAGCCACAAAAGGCAGCCACAAAAGgcagccacagcaccgggatcaccctacAATAAGAATAGGTAAACAAACTGGATTGTGGTACTTTTAGTCAAATGCCATCGCGAAAGTTGCCTTTTGAGGAATGCAATCATGAGTAAAGGGGGTTACAGATTAACTTCTGTTAAACACAAATAATTGCACCTTAAAGCTAAAATGTCAAACTCTAGTGAGCTCGGACAGTAGCAGTGAAGGGAATCTTGCAATCTTAGaatttatttagtttatttaagaaacagtaaaagagtcaagtaaaatgaaaatgcattCTGATGAATAGATGaatacttgtttttttttacacataTAGCCAAAATGCCAAATTTCAATGGGCTCAGAGAGAAGTTACCCAGTGAATCTGAGTATGAGAATGCACAATAACCAATGGTGAGAATGGAGCCTTGGTCTTGattaaatgcaaaatttatgaGAAGCATGCtctgcaaaaaggaaaaaccgTTGAGGCAGTAGAAGAGATATGAACCTTCACGGGTACAATAAATGCACAAGGGAGACAGCCACgggggggggactcatatatgaaacagatgaggatgctcgtcgtctcgcttaggggtgtaaattttggattttggtctcgcttagggtgttccgggcaaagtgccaatattttaagccgccaaggtctcgtttagggttccgcgaagaaacacagaattacgcaaagagaaacagaagtcaaattttcttttttcttcttttctttcttttttaagcggtctcttttaggggtcaaaatttgcttatgccacacccaggtggtctcctttaggggttaaattcaaaatttccgacgagcatccccgtctgttccatataggagtcccccCCCGGTGAGACAGCAGTAATGGTGATCAATCATTGACCAATATCGGTTCCCTTCTTGGTATGCCTTTTGTGGTCAGTTTGAATTAAGTGTAAAATTACCTGATCCACGACacaaacatttcatttcacagTAGTAAAATGCAACCTCAGTTGTTTCAGGCTAAGCTGTCAATATATAATGATCAAAATGTGCCTCACCAGTACTTTCAATGTAAATCTTGTAACGCTCCTCTGACAAGGCTGGCGAACAAGTGATGGGTTGGTAGCTCTGTGGAGATCCTGGCTTGAACAGCCAATGATTGCAGAGCTTGCTAGTGTAAACTGTTACCACATAAGAACAGGATGATGGTTCATCCACTCTGTACACAAGGTCTGAACTTCCTACTTCACAGAAAATCTAAGGAAAAGGAGAAtaagtgtgaaaaaaaaaaaaacaactagtCGGAAAACAACTCACGTAATTTCACACAGATTGTGAACATGAGGAAATGAATTTCTATACTTGagcctttctttcttttcagggAAAATGAGAGAACCCCAAAATTCAATCATGAATATTATAATTTCACAAGTATAACCTCTTGGAAATAGTACCAAAGCACTGGCATTCAAATGCTGGGAAAGAGGTCATAAGAACAAACTTGTACTGTTGTCAGCACCCTAGTAAAAGTGAATTTACTCCTTATAAATACACTGTACTACTGCACTTGAGATGCAACAATAGTGCTTTAGTATGCATATCATTAAGAAGTTTAACACAAATTTGAATACTCAAATGGACTCCAGAGgtgccaatttttttgttcactctaattttcttttgcacaCTTGTCACAAAAAGACAACTGACTTCCCATATAATATCTTGTGTGAGTTAAAACCACATCTTTGGAATGTAGTAGCTGTTTATGCTTTCACAAAACACCAGATCTAGCTGGTGCAAAATCATACTCAATACTGAATGTTATTACATTCAAGATCCTATATATTTTGAAGGATCCTATCCAAGATCTTGGCTAGGTTCCTGTAATATCCTAAAAGGATCTTACATAGTATCCCATTCAAGATCctaaacattaattttagtaGGATCCTGTCCAAGATCTTGGCTATGATCCTTAAAATCCTACAGGATCCTGTGTAAGATCTTAAAGGATCCTATTTAAGATCCTACAGGACCCTAATAGGATCTTGAGAGGATCCTAAACAAGATCCTTTCAGGATCTTAGTAGGATCTTGTTAGGATCCTGGGTAGGATTTCTACATGCTAGGATTGTGACATGATTGATAACCCATTGttctttttagtatttattgAACTTTATCATGAACATATTTTGGCTTGATGCTGTAGTGACATGAGTATAACGTTAAAAAtgttgccatttttaaattttagcaattcttatcataaaattcttttaagaaacatttcataacCAAATGTACATCTAAGTTGTCACTTCTAGGCAACAATAGTTGCAGATAAAAAGTGTCGTATGAACTTCTATACATGCCTTAACTTGAGTTTCTCTTGCTTTTCCGGTTAAATCACATTCACTTCCGTTCACATAATATTGAGAATGAAACTTCTTATCAGTGTTACTCTTTCCTGGTTTAGATCTTACCTAAAGTGTAAAAAGAGTCAGACAACAAAACCAAATgatgaataaataaacaatgaaaagtacATATGGGAGGAAAGGAAAGAacgaataaataaatatgagTAGAAGGAAGGAAGGGACCCCTAGACAGCaggaaatgaacaaaaaaattaaaaaaaaaaatggagaaaaggCTCAAATAAACAACCTAAGAAAGAATGAggagaagaacaaaaaaaaagataaaacttaccatttgtcagaactggtcGACCGAATTGGCCtatttgaaaatgtaacaCATCAGTTCTCCTGAACTGAGAGAGCTGCAAATGATCAGATGGTCCATGCTCAAACTAGTacatcaaacacaaggaagagagtttcatcagatatccaaacactgagaagtgggttgaaaaaacgaggctCAGCCGAgctttttttaatcaacttctcagtgtttggatatctgaaaaaacactctttcgagtgtttgatatagcttctcaaagcatcaATAATTCTTTGAGAAATTCAAAGTGTAAGTTCACCAAActttatgataataattaggatcacatatccaaacctccgtAGAAATTTCCGTTGTTTCCTCTTCATGtcaattaacaattaaaagAACAGAGTCAGTTTGACCAGAAACAGCTCTCAGTCCAGCAGGCCTGCTGCACTGCATTTACTGAATGGCCAATCTTGCTGGCCAGTTCtgaccaaaaaaagaaaaacgaaacaaaaaaccaTAACTTCATTTACATTCAAATATTGTTAATTGGAACTTGTTAGGCTCCTAGCATGTATagcaaatttgttgagttAACGAACACTGTAATTggttgaagaagaagaagaggaatcTAGTTAACAAAATTGGCTTAGTAAGAAATAAGCAGTATTTAGGCATTAGAAGTTGAAAgtaagtaaaattaattacatGATATACATtactaaataataaaatatagaTGGTAACCTccacaagaaacaaacaaatgcaacaaagtgaacaaacaatttcatgaagcaaaaaaaaaataaagaagccaATGAACGTACATTAAAATAAAGATCTTTTGAGgatcaataataaatttattgctagctttcaaaaaataaactgcTATTTTCTTAAATTAGTTGGTTTTTGAACCTACTCTCTCTTCTTTCTCCAGACTCCAGTCAGTCTCATTGTTAAAGAAACCAAGAGAGATTTTATCCCCAACAATTTTGTTATCTGAAAGAAATAAAGTAAAAGATCCATGTAATTTCAGGTTTAACATAATTTCTGCAAACATGTTGTTTCATACCTTCTTCATGGTACTGATAAATGCCTTTTCCAAAACACACCTCATATGTCCACCAACCTTTATGCTAATCGGAAAAAAGACCATTTAGAAGAAATTGATATTTAATgacctaaaaataataacaatttccctctgagttttcattttaacccCTCCACTACTTAGCCCTCTACAAATCTCACTTTGAAACTAAATACGACCATGACCTCAATTCATTATAACAGAACAATGCCAGTGTTCTTCAGGAGTAATTTAGAGCCTTGGTACCTCACGCTTTTTAAAGTGGGCTGCTCTTCAACACGTTTTTTCGCATAGTAAAAACTCCATTTGCATTTGAGTAGCAACACCAAAACAAGTTTGTAAAGCATTCTGCGATTATCCGAGATCTCGGTAACCGGTTCTGTAGGTCATAGGAAGAGGCCTTAGGATGATTTATAATTGACTTTAAATACTCATATTGCTTAGTAATAGTATATTATCTTAAAATTATGAAGAAGATGGCTGGTcacaagttttcttttagatCATTATTCTAGTACAAAAgccactttttaaaactaGCACAACAAATGACCTTCAGTTTACATGCTGCTGTGACAGTAGAACAGCTGAACCCTGGTTCCTGTTCATGACATTTAAAATGACATATTTCTCATTGAGTTCACTTGACACACTGGACAGCTGGCTCTTCAGTTGGTGTAAAATACAATGCAAAGATCAACAATATTAAAGCAAACTTACATTATACAAACACTTTTTCTTCAGCGGATCCAAAAGCAGTGGGATTTCCTCGTTAGATGATATACGATTTTCCTCATTTGCTTTCTCAAAAATACTCAAGTCTGGTAATATGCACTGATACTGCTGGCCATGTTTGGAAGACAACAACACTGTGTTACCAATAGATGAACTCTGAAATGGATGAAgtacattattttattaatcaTGAAATGAGAGACTGGTTGGTATCATGGAAGGAATTAATCCTAACTGGAAAAGGCAATTCGGAACCTTCGTTAAAATCTAAAAAAACCCAATAAAATAACATCTGCAACACTCTCTTGGagacgaaaataaaaaatattaataagagACATGGACATTCCTTGAGAGTGCTGACATTgtaaacaaagacaaaacaaacaagaaacatgcaaatttataGATGCCCCATTGCTAAATATTCGTCAGTGCACAAACGGACAAAAAGTTAACCTTTGCTTGAAAAGTTTAAACATTAGATTCAGAGGCTACAACCACTTTCAATAGCTTGGTTTAGCAATTTAAGCACCAATCCAAATTCAACaactatgaatttttttatgagtgataaagtaaaaaaactgacctccaaaattcaaaatcaagCCAGTTCGATATTTTCTATTAACCACGTTCTTATTTTTCCAATTCACTGCTTTGGCGGAATCTCCGTTTTCactaaaaaattaaacttgtcTCCACGTAGGACAACTAATCAACCGCAAGAAAACAGATGGCAACGTTGTGTTACTGCAttggtcaaaacaaaaaagttgaaaaaactTACCTCGCTTAACAAAACCGGCTCTTTCGAAATTTCAAATCCGTACTTCACATCATATAATTCCTCAAAATTGAAAGTTGAATATACTAACAAGATGTGAGCagaaaaaatgctaaaaataaataatttttgactgGGTTTGTtcaccatttttgttgttatgaGTATCCCCGCTGAGACTTATGGGAAAGCTTAGCAGCCTGGCTTTTTGGTCTAATGAAAATGGCGAACAAACGTAGCGAGTTTGCCTTTCTGCTTCATCCACTTACTTTACACCAACATGTCCAGCACTGGCTGGCTGAGGACTCGCCAAGTTTCGACTATGGTGGTTTTGTTGTTGGAGAGACCGAAGAAACTGCAGTTCTACTTTGCAAGTCCAAAGGTGTGTTGGCAGGGGTTCCGTTTTTCGATGCGATCTTCGACGAACTGGGTTGCAAAGTGGAATGGATGTTTTGTGAAGGTATGCTTGTCGAACCAGCGACCATAGTGGCAAAGGTAACGGGTAAAGTTAATAAAATCCTGCTTGGAGAAAGGGTAGCCCTTAATTGCATTACAAGAGCGAGCGGAATCGCAACTAAGGCTAGAAATGTGGCGATGCTAAAACAGGAGCATAGCTGGCACGGAGAAATAGCGGGAACTCGAAAGACCACGCCCGGATTTCGCATTGTAGAAAAATATGCCCTTCTCATCGGCGGAGTCTCGACGCATCGCTATGATTTGTCTTCCATGATTATGCTAAAAGATAACCATATTTGGAGTGCCGGAAACGTTAAGTGCGCTGTTGAAGAGGCGAGAAAAGTAGGTGGCTTCTCTATAAAGATTGAAGTTGAATGTCGCAGTGTTGACGAAGCGAAAGAGGCAGCCATTGAAGGTGCTGATATTGTGATGCTCGACAACTTCGAACCTGGAGCACTTCACGGTGCTGCCGCGGCTCTGAAGAAGGAATTTTCACATTTGTTAATCGAGGGAAGTGGCGGAATTAAGATGGACAATGTAATTCAGTATTTTGGCCCAGATATTGATGTGATTTCAATGGGATCGCTTACGCAGGGCTACGAGACtgttaatttttctctgaaaattctGAAGGAGGGCCATGACCCTCTTAATCCAACTGTTACAGTTGAGTGAGTTTATATGAAACAAAGAACACTCACATCTGAATGATCATATCAGTTTATTCGAAAGAAATCATTAAACAATcgatttagtttttgtttttattgttttttcaaaatagtcttGGATATTTGGTACTTTTCCACGCACAATGTAGTGCAAAGGAACCGTTTGTTACTTTGGAAATAATAGTTTTTAAGGCCCATTGTTGACagttttaattaatattaGCATTCTTTGTGGGTTAGTATATGACTAGAAACCAAAAAGCTAGTAGCAAAAGGAGAAAGTGGAAATCAAGCGCTGTTGACTTGGTCTGAGGTCTTCTGGTTATTATCGGAAGCAGGCGTTGTACTTCGTCTCAAATTCCGTTGAGCGGCTGATGTCCTCGGGGATTTTCTCTTTTGAGGGATCTCTGGCAGTGGGGAAAGGCCGTCTAACAATCCCTTATAGATGTGACCGTCCTGTCCCTGGATGTCCACAGACTGAAAGTCTTTCTGAGGAACTAATAAATCTAAGTCGTCCCTGTTGAGTTGCAGGCCTCGAACGATTGCCGGACTGTGAGGATAGGTAAGGGTGTGGATTCCTCCGCATGCTCTAGCGGTCACTTCCGCCAACTCCTGTATATTACGGGCTCCACTGATAAAAAAGTGAAGGCCACAAGGTTACGTATAGTTATATGAAATTTCAAACTTGGATTCGAGATAAGGAAACTGAATGACTGAGTATTAGAGCGATTTCGGATCTTTCCGCGCTGATCAAACGCGCTAGATGCGCTCTCGTTGGGCTTTCATTATCTTGTGCATGAAGACTGAAATTAGGACGACAATTGCATATCACTATGGCTGAGTTCAAACGAGAACTCAGAACGATTTTCAGAACTGTAGCAGTACCAACCTCAGACGTAACATTTCGTTCTGTAACTTATTTCTCTGCTTGTCCATCACTTCAAATCTTTCTTTGGTCACCGAGAGTCCTCCCTGCAGCATGTGCTGACGAAGCTGCTCCAACTCGAAAGTGGTGTAGGGACGGTTGGACTTTGATCCTGGCATGGAGTGGAGCGCGGGTAATGGCGGGAACATGCCCTCACTCGCGTACTTGACAGGTCGGTCACATGATATGCAATTGTGATTAACAAGAAACTGTCTGCGGATTCCTGCTGCAAACTCTTCTTTCGAAGGCTTCTCcactggttttggttttgtggcCTGTATTCTCGCCTCAAGGTAATCTTTCAAGGGCTCCACGTCTTCCTTGTCGAACTTTTTCCCGACATCCGATGTTAGTGAAAGCAAGGCTGAATTAAGTGCCTCCTCCTGAAAAAACAATCAGTTTTGGAGACGAGACGTTAGTTAATTACTCTGTATTTTGGCTATATTTTGTGCATTAATTACTGACTGACAAACGATCTAGACCGAGTATCAAAAAATTATCATGCGTAAAGACGGCACATGCAGTTTTATATAGGGTTTAAGAAATGAGGACAGCAACGGCAACAATGTCACAAATGAAAGATAAGATTGGTTTTAACCCCTTCGCtgctaaggggttccccattgactaGTAAattcgtctggcgttagacagagtaaaatatATAAGTTCCCTATGGGCACCTACGGCAGTGAAAgagttaattaattaaagaGGAAAACTAATCGTGCAGCACTTATTTAAGAACATCTCGTTGACAAAGTTCACAAACAATGCCGGAAATCGTCAAGGCGGTCTGGCGACTGactggagtccaattcggtatataatcatacgagtgatcaACAATATTGGACGACCGCGCGAAACGTGAGTCCAATTCGTTAACCAATTTCTATTACCAATTGATTATAGATATTACACTTTCCAAGGTTTTCATTTGATACTCAGTTGTCTTTGCTATGATGCTTGTATTGAAGTTTGTTTCTGGTTCATTTGAAATACAGTCTTATCTAACTGTCCGATTTTTTGATAGGAAGCTAATTAGTGGAAAATGCATGGTCTTTCAAACCGATCACATTCGAGGAAAGTGCAATATTGAtgattgaaactgaaaaacaactaACATGTCCTTCGAGTCTTTGCAGCAAGTCTCTCAAGGACTGATCAACCAAGCTCATGTAGTGATCAAAATCATGACGACCGATTTTGGTATCAATCTCTCTTTTGTCGGCCTTCATGTCGAAACCGATGTTAAGCAATTCTTTGTCCGCCTTAACATCCTTCAATTCGTCAATCAAGTTATAGATATCATCcaagtgtttttgtttcttgtaaaGCTCTTCATTCAATCGAATATCcgttttcttcaagttttctttttcctcttgaAGGTCAAAGATCATTGTCCTGATCAGGCTCAGTTCTTCTCGTTCACGGCCGTAAGAGTGAGGTCTGGGAGCTGGAGTGTCTTCTTCCTCTAGcgtaagtgaaaaaaatacgCGGTTATTTAAACTCTTTGAGTTGATTTACTTGTGCATAGTTACTTTGTTTTCTCATGCTTGATTTCAAGCGCCTAGCGCCGACTGCATGAATTTACTTTGGGGTGTGATTGGCTTGTTTGCTTATCTGCGATTGTGAGGTTggtttaattaatttttgacgctgttaaccctttctctgccaaggggttccccattgacgagtaaaatcgtctggcgttagacagagtaaaatctataagtgccctgaccgctcattcggcagttaaggggttaaactAAAAGAAGCCTTCCAAACTGAGTGCGATGTATCATTACTCAGGCACAGCATAGAGGCTCTATGGAATTCTTCCTTGAAAAtcataagacaaataaaacagaGTTCTGAAATACAACCAGGTTAGTAGCCGTATCTGATTGGTGATAGTGTCCAATGTGGCATGAGCTATTACTTCCAAGGGAAACTTAAATtgggataataataataaataataatatttcacgTCTATAGCGCTCACATCCATTACTTGTCCGAGGCGCTTTACAAAATTATCTCTAACACTACAATTATAAaattcagaaataaaaaaaaaagttaagagcaaaaaaaattaaaaactaaacattaaaaatacaaagagtTACTCTCAATAAATCTAATAAAAAGGAAGgtcttttttcttaaataataaaactgaACTGGATTGACGTATTTCCAAAGGAAGGTGTTCCAAATCTTCGGAGCACAAACAGAAAAGGCTCTATCACCatatgttttggttttacaaGTTGGCTGGATTAGCAGGTCCTGAACACTCGAGCGAAGAGACCTAGCTGATTTCCGATGTTCCAGGAAATTTGTTAGATATTGTGGACAGAGACCATTCAATGATTTGTAGACGAAAAAAAGGTGTATAAACATGATCCGATACGATAAACTCGATATTCCCACGGAGAAACAgaaacaataaacaacaagCGGCGGTTTAATCGAAACAAGTATGAAATaggaacaaaaattaaatggggataaaaaaaattattttcttaccattttgtttttccacctCCACATGCATTCGCTCCAAACTTGCTCGCTGCAACAATGAAATGGTATTTTTCAGCTGTTGTATCTGCG
It includes:
- the LOC141880648 gene encoding nicotinate-nucleotide pyrophosphorylase [carboxylating]-like — encoded protein: MKMANKRSEFAFLLHPLTLHQHVQHWLAEDSPSFDYGGFVVGETEETAVLLCKSKGVLAGVPFFDAIFDELGCKVEWMFCEGMLVEPATIVAKVTGKVNKILLGERVALNCITRASGIATKARNVAMLKQEHSWHGEIAGTRKTTPGFRIVEKYALLIGGVSTHRYDLSSMIMLKDNHIWSAGNVKCAVEEARKVGGFSIKIEVECRSVDEAKEAAIEGADIVMLDNFEPGALHGAAAALKKEFSHLLIEGSGGIKMDNVIQYFGPDIDVISMGSLTQGYETVNFSLKILKEGHDPLNPTVTVE
- the LOC141881363 gene encoding uncharacterized protein LOC141881363; the encoded protein is MATHVELEQLLDIALTTPEIGTVNFNILRVFLHEILKHLQIEKKSIDVESLRSELQSAYDFITDGHVEIRSRSARSEATIENTSENTSPDTQGQESEVLSKPETPAQVGESSREPTAEESIVLSESSPTSTPQKPRSKLSSTKDRNTPARSSVVLIRKSDSLKNLKRRVSEIQERVEVLESQPLIQAPDSARSAASLLRKDSKTPAHDFVELVNIKRRLEAAENSIEGLTDMLDALTSDFNEFNESNLKSRDQNAITLAELEELKSSFKDLQDERVPERLLRNENAISRVDELESMINKLVDDVKYLKNQESTKENFEATIDENLDNRDLVESLHKQFQGMVAQIQEIQGIINETDARLCAAEQVASDALASVQVSFSQLTIPDIKDKLTELEKMVAEHKMMIEESETQIQQLKNTISLLQRASLERMHVEVEKQNGKKIIEEFHRASMLCLKEEDTPAPRPHSYGREREELSLIRTMIFDLQEEKENLKKTDIRLNEELYKKQKHLDDIYNLIDELKDVKADKELLNIGFDMKADKREIDTKIGRHDFDHYMSLVDQSLRDLLQRLEGHEEALNSALLSLTSDVGKKFDKEDVEPLKDYLEARIQATKPKPVEKPSKEEFAAGIRRQFLVNHNCISCDRPVKYASEGMFPPLPALHSMPGSKSNRPYTTFELEQLRQHMLQGGLSVTKERFEVMDKQRNKLQNEMLRLSGARNIQELAEVTARACGGIHTLTYPHSPAIVRGLQLNRDDLDLLVPQKDFQSVDIQGQDGHIYKGLLDGLSPLPEIPQKRKSPRTSAAQRNLRRSTTPASDNNQKTSDQVNSA